The sequence GCCGGCCTCTCGCAGGTCGGCCATCTCCATGAGCACGTTGACATTGGGCAGCTTCACATTGCCGTCGGCATCGGCGGCCGGATTGCCGGGATCGTGCTCGATGGTGAACGGCGTGGTGTCGTCGGTGCCGATGGCGTGGATGGCGACGCCGGGCCCGGCGCCGATGCCTTCCGGCGCGCCCATATGCACCGTCTTGCGCCGATAGGGGTCGGCGCCCGGCGTGGTGCCGGTGGAATGGGCATTGGCGATGTTCTCGGACACCACCCGCATGCGGGTGGACTGCGCCTGCATGCCGGAACTGGCGATGCTGGAGATGGATTTCAGGGAATCGATCATCAGGCGTTCCTCACACTGGCGAGCACCATGCGGTGGAAGGCGCGCACCACGCTCGTGTTCAAGGTAAAGGCCCCGTTGGTTTCGGCGGCCTTCACCATCTGCTGGTCGAGGCTCACCGTGTTGCCGGATTCGGAGACTTCCCAGCTCTCGGCCGGCTTCACCTCGGCGCGCATCGCCTCGGCGCCGGTCGGCGAGAGATGACCCGCCGAGGTGCGGGCCTGGGTGAGGTGGGTGCTGTCGAGCACCGCTGCGAACGGTTCGACATCCGCCGCCTTGTAGGCCGGCGTATTGGCATTGGCGATGTTCGCGGCGATCGTCGCCTGCCGCACCGACGCCCAGTCGGCGTGGCGGGAGGCGAGATCGAACAGGAAGATCTTGTCCACGGCGGTCTCCGCATTCCTACGCGCGGACCGTAGGACCAGAACCTTGCACGAGGCTGGAGCCCTCAGTGCTCGCTGAGCCGGGCCGCCGCCAGCGCCGCCTCGAAGCGGCGGAGGTTTTCGCTCTCCGATCCGAGCGGGCTGGCGAACTCGACGGCGTCGATGTGCACGCCGACCGAATTTTCGTCGAACACCACATGGAACGCGGCGGTCATCGTCGACTGGCGGAAGTTGAGCGCGATGGACACATGCGGCGGCGCGCCCCAGTCGCTCTCGATCACCGCATGGCGCGCGTAGCAAAGCTGGCCCGGCTTGAGGAAAAGCTCGGCCGAGGAGGCGATGAGATCGTCGATATTGCTGTCCTGGCCGCCATTTATATAGGCCATCACCACCCCGGCATTGGTCAGGCACAGTTCAGTCAGGAACCCGCGCAACGCCTCGGCCAGCCGCTTTTCATAGGTGAGCAGCGCCAGCTCCGGCAGGCTGGCGATGTCGAGACGGCAAGGCCCCTCATTTCCGCGCATTCTGGCCTCGCGAGTAGATGAAGAAGAGAATCTTGGCGACCGGACGGTAGAACTCCGCCGGAATCCACTGGTCGACCTCCACCGCCTCATAGAGCGCCCGCGCCAGCGCGCGGTCCTCCACGACGGGCACGCCGGAACTCTCGGCGATGGAGCGTATCTTCAGGGCGATCAGGTCCGCCCCCTTGGCGAGCACCAGCGGCGCCCCACCCTTCACCCGGTCATAATGCAGCGCGATGGCGTAGTGGGTCGGGTTGGCGATGACCAGCGAGGCACGCGGCACGGCGCTCATCATGCGGTGGCGGGCGCGTTCCTTGGCCAGCGAGCGCAGCCGCGCCTTGACCAGCGGGT is a genomic window of Ancylobacter sp. IITR112 containing:
- the flgC gene encoding flagellar basal body rod protein FlgC — protein: MIDSLKSISSIASSGMQAQSTRMRVVSENIANAHSTGTTPGADPYRRKTVHMGAPEGIGAGPGVAIHAIGTDDTTPFTIEHDPGNPAADADGNVKLPNVNVLMEMADLREAGRSYSANLQMMKQARSMISMTIDLLRAG
- the flgB gene encoding flagellar basal body rod protein FlgB, with protein sequence MDKIFLFDLASRHADWASVRQATIAANIANANTPAYKAADVEPFAAVLDSTHLTQARTSAGHLSPTGAEAMRAEVKPAESWEVSESGNTVSLDQQMVKAAETNGAFTLNTSVVRAFHRMVLASVRNA